Proteins encoded in a region of the Phocoena phocoena chromosome X, mPhoPho1.1, whole genome shotgun sequence genome:
- the NDUFB11 gene encoding NADH dehydrogenase [ubiquinone] 1 beta subcomplex subunit 11, mitochondrial has protein sequence MVAGMLGLCGRRLLAVAARRGLPAARVRWESSSSRAVIAPSAVAGKRPPEPTLRWQEDPDPEDENLYEKNPDSHGYDRDPAVDLWNMRVVFFFGFSIILVLGSTFVAYLPDYRMQEWARREAERLVKYREANGLPIMDSNCFDPSKIQLPEDED, from the exons ATGGTGGCCGGGATGTTAGGTTTGTGCGGCCGCCGCCTTTTGGCGGTGGCGGCGAGGCGAGGGCTCCCGGCTGCCCGTGTTCGCTGGGAATCCAGCTCCTCCAGAGCTGTGATCGCCCCGTCCGCTGTGGCGGGAAAGCGGCCGCCGGAACCGACTTTACGCTGGCAGGAGGACCCGGATCCCGAGGACGAAAACCTCTACgagaag AACCCAGACTCCCACGGTTATGACAGGGATCCTGCTGTGGACCTCTGGAACATGCGGGTCGTCTTCTTCTTTGGCTTCTCCATCATCTTGGTCCTTGGCAGCACCTTTGTGGCTTATCTGCCTGACTACAG GATGCAGGAGTGGGCCCGCCGGGAAGCTGAGAGGCTTGTAAAATACCGAGAGGCCAATGGCCTCCCCATCATGGACTCCAACTGCTTCGACCCCAGCAAGATCCAGCTGCCAGAGGATGAGGACTGA